One window of Nymphaea colorata isolate Beijing-Zhang1983 chromosome 1, ASM883128v2, whole genome shotgun sequence genomic DNA carries:
- the LOC116246318 gene encoding light-inducible protein CPRF2-like: MDGVYPGEDITDPFWCSSPSNGEKPSNLNRNASEWALHRFIHEASPSASPSSSQKKATADTGGGGGARNDVLELEKPAAAVPPMGTPEYQAILKKRLDLACAVVALTRAPGVKSHEATLADNGNQGSERSELCSQSSTKGLSRTPDNAVGGPVGIPALPAMQKNQGPQVKMTTSGSSRELSDDEVEGETEVTEQMDPADAKRMRRMLSNRESARRSRRRKQAHLSELETQVAQLRVENSSLLKRLTDISQKYNEASVDNRILKADVETLRAKVKMAEETVKRVTGAGPFFPTMTDISSVHVQFSGSPPDNTADSVVPVQDDSKHYFQPVHVQELNNGISDINHGCEEVHGSIGKTGRTPSLQRVASLEHLQKRIRGGANDGPTAPWAGGWEPENSNIVDTNSKQNQNLTESRNVI, encoded by the exons atggatggGGTGTACCCTGGGGAGGACATAACCGATCCCTTCTGGTGTTCCTCTCCTTCCAATGGAGAAAAACCTAGCAATTTGAACCGAAACGCTTCGGAGTGGGCGCTTCATAGATTCATCCATGAAGCCTCTCCTTCcgcttctccctcttcctcccagAAGAAAGCAACAGCGGATACGGGTGGCGGAGGTGGCGCTCGGAACGATGTTCTCGAGTTAGAGAAGCCGGCAGCCGCGGTGCCTCCCATGGGCACGCCGGAGTACCAGGCGATTCTGAAGAAGCGCCTGGATCTCGCCTGCGCAGTGGTTGCTTTGACCCGG GCACCAGGTGTAAAATCACATGAAGCTACTCTGGCTGATAATGGGAATCAAGGTTCAGAAAGATCTGAGCTATGTTCTCAATCATCGACTAAAG GCCTCTCCAGAACACCAGACAATGCAGTTGGTGGTCCAGTTGGAATTCCAGCCTTGCCTGCCATGCAGAAAAATCAAGGCCCTCAAGTCAAAATGACTACAAGTGGATCGTCAAGAGAACTATCGGATGATGAAGTTGAAGGGGAGACTGAGGTGACAGAGCAAATGGATCCTGCTGATGCAAAACGAATGCGGAG GATGCTTTCAAACCGAGAATCTGCAAGACGTTCACGAAGAAGGAAACAAGCACATCTGAGTGAGCTTGAGACACAG GTAGCACAGTTGAGAGTCGAGAATTCATCATTACTGAAGAGACTTACAGATATCAGCCAAAAGTACAATGAAGCTTCTGTGGACAATAGAATCTTGAAGGCAGATGTTGAAACACTTAGAGCAAAG GTTAAGATGGCTGAAGAGACTGTCAAGAGAGTGACCGGTGCAGGGCCCTTTTTCCCAACAATGACAGATATATCATCTGTGCACGTGCAATTCTCCGGCAGTCCACCAGATAACACAGCAGACTCTGTAGTCCCAGTGCAGGATGACTCAAAGCACTACTTCCAACCTGTTCATGTGCAGGAACTGAATAATGGCATCTCAGATATCAATCATGGATGTGAAGAAGTTCATGGTTCCATAGGCAAGACCGGACGCACTCCTTCCTTGCAGCGAGTTGCAAGCCTAGAGCACTTGCAAAAAAGAATCCGCGGTGGTGCGAATGATGGTCCTACTGCTCCTTGGGCTGGTGGATGGGAGCCAGAAAACTCTAACATAGTAGACACCAACAGTAAGCAGAATCAAAACCTGACTGaatcaagaaatgtgatatga